In Gammaproteobacteria bacterium, one genomic interval encodes:
- a CDS encoding cadmium carbonic anhydrase → MRAPLPVSLVIAMLIAGCAGEPVSETADPAPAAGTAVQGQAALCLDMGPQTPRDISSVYGLNTESFPLAPAAGEMNLCNLHTHTNAEHKGPGFNVFVSDAEDGGYACNASADLSDAELAPADGAYKGVKPGDTIEVHWVHTSCAATPGEGLGSCVPDGCADPLLRVEAQVFLVVNDSQALDFMTMAYGGNMIDGLHQAMMIPATTGEPVLFRGSTTGPSYDQSNCSPVRVTWSVRPQCTRLDINSLHRWAEQGNVFNETKSHGVRQLVTAPELLSPIE, encoded by the coding sequence ATGCGTGCACCCTTGCCTGTGAGCCTGGTCATTGCCATGCTGATTGCCGGCTGCGCCGGCGAACCGGTGTCCGAAACAGCCGATCCGGCGCCTGCCGCCGGGACCGCCGTGCAAGGCCAAGCGGCGCTTTGCCTCGATATGGGACCGCAGACTCCGCGCGACATCAGCAGCGTGTACGGACTGAACACGGAGTCCTTCCCGCTGGCGCCGGCGGCGGGCGAAATGAACCTGTGCAACCTCCATACGCACACCAACGCGGAGCACAAGGGCCCCGGTTTCAACGTGTTTGTGAGCGATGCGGAAGACGGCGGATACGCCTGCAATGCATCGGCCGACCTAAGCGATGCGGAACTGGCTCCCGCCGACGGCGCCTACAAGGGCGTGAAGCCGGGCGACACCATCGAAGTGCATTGGGTGCACACCTCCTGCGCCGCGACACCCGGAGAAGGCCTCGGTTCCTGTGTTCCGGACGGTTGCGCCGATCCCCTTTTGCGCGTCGAAGCGCAGGTGTTCCTTGTGGTGAACGATTCGCAGGCGCTGGATTTCATGACAATGGCCTATGGCGGAAACATGATCGATGGCCTGCATCAGGCGATGATGATTCCCGCCACGACCGGCGAGCCGGTCCTGTTCCGCGGCTCCACCACAGGGCCATCGTACGACCAGAGCAACTGTTCGCCCGTGCGGGTCACCTGGAGCGTGCGGCCGCAGTGCACCAGACTCGACATCAACTCCCTGCACCGCTGGGCCGAGCAGGGCAACGTGTTCAACGAAACCAAGTCGCACGGCGTACGTCAACTGGTCACCGCCCCGGAGCTGCTCTCCCCGATCGAATAA
- a CDS encoding nitrilase, with protein MADLDRYTALALQTGSLTVSECETREEARELMRTNLKRTARSVAGGCAFTLQYIGEAPRLVVLPEYSLTGFPLGAPIEQWRHNAALDPKGEEYEELSRIAVRHSIYLAGNCYETDPAFPELFFQTCFLIDPSGEVILRYRRMISLNAPTPFDVWDAYLDLYGEDGVFPVADTPLGRIAAIASEEILYPEIARAHAVRGAEIFVHPTSEAGSNRITGKEIARRSRAVENIAYVVSANSAWLENLAIPTHSTTGMSKVVDFEGHVLAEAAPGGESMVAHACIDLAALRARRRMGGMTNTLVRMPMQAFASTYAERVMRTGRSLLDADGGVRTPEVGELRAGLAADIERLAKAGLL; from the coding sequence ATGGCTGATCTGGATCGATACACCGCCCTTGCCTTGCAGACCGGCTCGCTGACGGTCAGCGAGTGCGAGACCCGGGAGGAGGCGCGCGAGTTGATGCGCACGAACCTCAAGCGCACCGCGCGCTCGGTTGCCGGAGGCTGCGCCTTCACGCTCCAATACATTGGAGAGGCTCCGCGGCTCGTCGTACTGCCCGAGTATTCGTTGACCGGCTTCCCGCTGGGCGCGCCGATCGAACAGTGGCGGCACAATGCGGCGCTGGACCCGAAAGGCGAGGAATACGAGGAACTGTCAAGGATTGCCGTTCGCCATTCCATTTACCTGGCGGGCAATTGCTACGAAACCGACCCGGCCTTTCCGGAGCTGTTCTTCCAGACCTGCTTTCTCATCGATCCGTCCGGCGAGGTCATATTGCGCTATAGGCGCATGATTTCGCTGAATGCCCCCACGCCCTTCGACGTGTGGGATGCCTACCTGGACCTGTACGGCGAGGACGGCGTATTTCCGGTTGCGGACACGCCGCTGGGACGTATCGCCGCGATTGCCTCCGAGGAAATCCTCTATCCCGAGATCGCCCGCGCCCACGCCGTACGCGGCGCGGAAATCTTCGTGCATCCGACCAGCGAGGCGGGCAGCAACCGCATCACCGGCAAGGAGATTGCGAGGCGCTCGCGGGCGGTCGAGAACATCGCCTACGTGGTGAGCGCCAATTCGGCCTGGCTGGAAAACCTGGCGATCCCCACGCATTCGACCACGGGCATGTCCAAGGTGGTGGACTTCGAGGGTCATGTTCTGGCCGAAGCGGCCCCCGGCGGCGAAAGCATGGTCGCGCATGCCTGCATCGACCTTGCGGCCCTGCGCGCCCGCAGGCGCATGGGCGGCATGACCAACACCCTGGTGAGAATGCCGATGCAGGCATTTGCCTCCACCTACGCGGAGCGGGTCATGCGCACCGGCAGAAGCCTGCTCGATGCCGACGGCGGCGTGCGAACGCCCGAAGTCGGCGAACTGCGCGCCGGCCTGGCCGCGGACATCGAGCGGCTCGCCAAGGCGGGGCTGCTTTGA
- a CDS encoding 4Fe-4S dicluster domain-containing protein, whose protein sequence is MQPTDISNPDYFHRVVDCQWGCPAHTDIPEYIRLIAQGRYADAYMLNRKSNVFPAILGRVCDRPCEPVCRRGRVEEKPVAICRLKRVAADLRGDIDHRLPTAPKEKNGKRVALIGAGCASLTVANDLAPLGYELVIYESLDKPGGLMRTNIPAFRLPVEVLDEEMDQILRMDIDLRLGHEIKSMRDLLDNGGYDAVFVGTGAPKGKELNLPGRHDTKSIHIGIEWLESVAFGHLDSIGERVLIIGVGNTAMDCCRTSLRLGANDVKVMARKPRGFFKASDWELEDAEEEKVEIVVNHSPKEFVVEDGKLKGMVFDLMEYDIVDGRIMESRITGQEFFPCDDVILAIGQETAFPWVERDIGIDFDRWDVPIVDRVTYESTREGVFFGGDAAFGPENIIWAVEHGHQAAISIHKYCHGEPITERMPPGMNLLAAKMGIHEWSYSNDYETAPRRAMQHMDLEKRFRKLDIEVELGFTPEQAAREAQRCLNCDIQTVFEAPLCIECDACVDICPVHCLTIAPNGEEEDLRERLTVPAHNLEQPLYVSAELPQTGRVMVKDEDLCVHCGLCAERCPTAAWDMQKSELLTPYVHHEAEGRPPRGSLGQSKAGAETKEAPVRTAA, encoded by the coding sequence ATGCAGCCCACCGATATAAGTAACCCAGACTATTTCCATCGCGTTGTCGATTGCCAGTGGGGCTGCCCGGCGCACACCGACATACCCGAGTACATCCGGCTGATCGCGCAGGGACGCTACGCCGATGCCTACATGCTCAACCGCAAGTCCAACGTGTTCCCTGCGATCCTGGGCCGGGTTTGCGACCGCCCCTGCGAGCCGGTCTGCCGGCGCGGCCGGGTGGAGGAAAAGCCGGTGGCCATCTGCCGGCTCAAGCGCGTGGCGGCGGACCTGCGCGGCGACATCGACCATCGGCTGCCCACCGCGCCAAAGGAGAAGAACGGCAAGCGCGTGGCCCTGATCGGTGCCGGTTGCGCCTCGCTGACGGTGGCCAACGACCTGGCGCCGCTGGGGTACGAGCTGGTCATCTACGAGTCGCTGGACAAGCCGGGCGGCCTGATGCGCACCAACATCCCGGCCTTCAGGCTGCCGGTCGAGGTCCTGGACGAGGAAATGGACCAGATCCTGCGCATGGACATCGACCTGCGTCTGGGTCACGAGATCAAGAGCATGCGCGACCTGCTGGACAACGGCGGCTATGACGCGGTTTTCGTGGGCACCGGGGCGCCCAAGGGCAAGGAGCTGAACCTGCCCGGGCGGCACGATACCAAGTCCATACATATCGGCATCGAGTGGCTGGAAAGCGTGGCTTTCGGCCACCTCGACTCCATCGGAGAGCGGGTGCTCATCATCGGCGTGGGCAACACGGCCATGGACTGCTGCCGCACCTCCCTGCGGTTGGGCGCGAACGATGTGAAGGTCATGGCGCGCAAGCCGAGGGGCTTTTTCAAGGCTTCCGACTGGGAGCTGGAAGACGCCGAAGAAGAAAAAGTGGAAATCGTCGTGAACCACTCGCCGAAGGAATTCGTGGTCGAGGACGGGAAGCTGAAGGGCATGGTCTTCGACCTGATGGAATACGACATCGTCGACGGAAGGATCATGGAAAGCCGCATAACCGGCCAGGAGTTCTTCCCCTGCGACGACGTGATCCTGGCGATCGGCCAGGAAACCGCCTTCCCCTGGGTGGAGCGGGACATCGGCATCGATTTCGACCGCTGGGACGTTCCCATCGTCGATCGCGTCACGTATGAATCCACCCGCGAAGGCGTCTTCTTCGGCGGCGACGCGGCCTTCGGCCCCGAGAACATCATCTGGGCGGTGGAGCACGGCCACCAGGCGGCCATTTCGATCCACAAGTATTGTCACGGCGAGCCGATTACCGAGCGCATGCCTCCCGGCATGAACCTGCTGGCCGCCAAGATGGGCATCCACGAATGGAGTTACTCCAACGATTACGAGACCGCGCCCAGGCGGGCCATGCAGCACATGGACCTGGAGAAGAGGTTCCGCAAACTGGACATCGAGGTGGAGCTGGGCTTTACGCCGGAACAGGCCGCGCGCGAAGCGCAGCGTTGCCTGAACTGCGATATACAGACGGTATTCGAGGCCCCGCTTTGCATCGAATGCGACGCCTGCGTGGACATTTGTCCGGTGCATTGCCTGACGATTGCGCCCAACGGGGAAGAGGAAGATCTGCGGGAACGTCTTACGGTCCCGGCGCACAATCTCGAACAGCCGCTCTACGTTTCGGCCGAACTGCCCCAGACCGGAAGGGTAATGGTCAAGGACGAGGACCTGTGCGTGCATTGCGGTCTGTGCGCGGAACGCTGCCCGACGGCGGCCTGGGACATGCAGAAATCCGAATTGCTGACTCCGTACGTGCACCACGAAGCCGAAGGGCGCCCGCCCCGGGGTTCGCTCGGCCAGAGCAAGGCCGGGGCCGAAACGAAGGAAGCGCCGGTTCGCACGGCGGCCTAG
- a CDS encoding dihydroorotase, which produces MSSTVAQGRGDTLIRGATLINEGRRSEQDVLIRGDRIEQIGGSPRARGAVTEIDAGGKWLLPGLIDDQVHFREPGHVHKGNIASESSAAVAGGVTSFMDMPNVSPATVTRERLAAKYAAAKGRAWGNYAFYLGATESNLEEIQALKGSEACGVKVFMGPSTGDLLVEKPEALERIFANCPLLIATHCEDRTRIEEQLARAKETYGGEIPAAAHADIRDAECCYRSSSLAVSLARKHGAKLHVLHLTTAKELEQFDPEEDLRSAGSVTAEVCVHHLWFDQGDYERLGHRIKCNPSIKSATDRAALRQALADGRISVIATDHAPHTAQEKSGDYLSAPAGLPLVQHSLLMLLDLARAGHFTVERAVEAACHAPARLYGIADRGFLREGYFADCVLVDPQGGQQVDSKSLLYKCGWSPLEGHRFGARVDTTFVNGAVAWKDGKLSGAPSGQALVCNSGGKP; this is translated from the coding sequence TTGAGTTCCACAGTCGCGCAGGGGCGCGGCGACACGCTGATTCGGGGCGCGACCCTGATCAACGAAGGACGACGGTCCGAGCAGGACGTTCTGATCCGCGGGGATCGCATCGAACAGATCGGCGGCTCGCCCCGCGCGCGGGGGGCCGTTACCGAGATCGATGCGGGTGGAAAATGGCTGCTGCCCGGCCTGATCGACGACCAGGTGCATTTCCGCGAACCCGGACACGTGCACAAGGGAAACATCGCCAGCGAATCGTCGGCGGCCGTGGCCGGCGGCGTCACCAGCTTCATGGACATGCCCAATGTCTCGCCCGCCACAGTCACACGGGAAAGGCTCGCCGCTAAGTACGCCGCCGCCAAAGGACGCGCCTGGGGGAATTACGCCTTCTACCTGGGAGCCACCGAAAGCAACCTTGAGGAAATCCAGGCGCTGAAGGGCAGCGAGGCCTGCGGCGTGAAAGTCTTCATGGGGCCCTCCACGGGAGACCTGCTGGTGGAGAAACCCGAGGCGCTCGAGCGCATCTTCGCAAACTGCCCGCTGCTGATCGCGACCCATTGCGAGGACCGCACGCGTATCGAAGAACAACTGGCCCGGGCGAAAGAAACCTACGGCGGAGAGATTCCGGCGGCCGCGCATGCCGATATCCGCGATGCGGAATGCTGCTACCGCTCTTCCAGCCTGGCCGTGTCGCTGGCCCGCAAGCACGGCGCAAAGCTGCACGTGCTGCACCTGACCACGGCGAAGGAACTCGAGCAGTTCGATCCTGAGGAAGATCTCCGCAGCGCCGGCAGCGTAACGGCGGAAGTCTGCGTGCATCACCTGTGGTTTGACCAGGGGGACTACGAGCGCCTGGGACACCGGATCAAGTGCAATCCCTCGATCAAGTCCGCCACCGACCGCGCCGCACTGCGGCAAGCGCTTGCCGACGGCCGCATCAGCGTGATCGCTACCGATCATGCGCCGCACACCGCTCAGGAAAAGTCGGGCGACTACCTTAGTGCGCCCGCCGGCCTGCCGCTGGTCCAGCATTCGCTGCTCATGCTGCTGGACCTGGCCCGCGCCGGCCATTTCACGGTCGAGCGTGCGGTCGAGGCAGCCTGTCACGCTCCGGCTCGCCTGTACGGTATCGCCGATCGCGGCTTTCTGCGCGAAGGCTATTTCGCGGACTGCGTGCTGGTTGATCCGCAGGGCGGACAGCAAGTGGACAGCAAGAGCCTGCTCTACAAGTGCGGCTGGTCGCCGCTGGAAGGCCATCGCTTCGGCGCCCGCGTCGACACGACTTTCGTTAACGGCGCGGTCGCCTGGAAGGACGGCAAACTGTCCGGGGCACCGTCGGGGCAGGCGCTGGTCTGCAATTCAGGGGGGAAACCATGA
- a CDS encoding VOC family protein has protein sequence MSTVVKRTTLVVRSVERSTAFYRDVLGFTAAFDQEITMAGAGYPAAGAGDRVRLVMMQGKDPAGSMIGLLEHLEPRLPEPDERAVGIGDSVIVMHTEDLGRVHRECEAAGARIFSQPHAFTITGADGKPAQMRSMTIFDPDGFILEVNQRPG, from the coding sequence ATGAGCACGGTAGTCAAGCGGACCACGCTGGTGGTTCGAAGCGTGGAGCGGTCGACGGCCTTCTACCGCGATGTCCTCGGATTCACGGCCGCGTTTGACCAGGAGATCACGATGGCCGGCGCGGGCTACCCTGCAGCCGGGGCCGGCGACCGGGTCCGGCTGGTAATGATGCAGGGCAAGGACCCCGCCGGAAGCATGATCGGCCTGCTGGAGCACCTCGAGCCCAGGCTGCCCGAGCCGGACGAACGGGCGGTGGGCATCGGCGACAGCGTCATCGTCATGCACACCGAGGACCTGGGCCGCGTGCACCGCGAATGCGAGGCCGCGGGCGCGAGGATTTTCTCCCAGCCCCACGCCTTCACCATTACCGGAGCCGATGGCAAGCCGGCGCAAATGCGGTCGATGACGATATTCGATCCCGATGGCTTCATCCTCGAAGTCAACCAGCGACCCGGATAG